One part of the Dehalococcoidia bacterium genome encodes these proteins:
- a CDS encoding enoyl-CoA hydratase-related protein encodes MSYSDILYETRGRLAIVTLNRPEKMNALSHRLRSEVFDALKNAEADAGVRVIIIRGSGRAFSAGYDLGGANQTDDVSQYQETRSGLPAVGPIFPGQGQWPQHLLSGYWQIWELAKPVIAQVHGYCLAGGTELATFCDLMFVADDAVLGYPPVRAMTTVDMVYHPWHMPMRKARELLYTGDSISGEEAVRIGWANRAYPADQLAEETERFAERIANIESDMLQMSKRGCNRAYEVMGIRTALAVGADIQALSTYRPSGKMFGTILREKGLKAALDWRDGPFRDYRTAPSKPRA; translated from the coding sequence GTGAGTTACAGCGACATTCTCTACGAGACCAGGGGCCGCCTGGCGATCGTCACGCTCAACCGGCCGGAGAAGATGAACGCGCTCTCGCACCGGCTGCGCTCCGAGGTCTTCGACGCGCTCAAGAACGCCGAGGCCGACGCCGGCGTGCGCGTGATCATCATCCGCGGCTCCGGCCGCGCCTTTTCCGCCGGCTACGACCTGGGCGGCGCCAACCAGACCGATGACGTCAGCCAGTACCAGGAAACGCGCTCCGGCCTGCCCGCCGTCGGCCCGATCTTCCCCGGCCAGGGTCAATGGCCGCAGCACCTGCTCTCCGGCTACTGGCAGATCTGGGAGCTGGCCAAGCCGGTGATCGCCCAGGTGCACGGCTACTGCCTCGCGGGCGGCACCGAGCTGGCCACCTTCTGCGACCTGATGTTCGTCGCCGACGACGCGGTCCTCGGCTACCCGCCCGTGCGCGCGATGACGACCGTGGACATGGTCTACCACCCCTGGCACATGCCAATGCGCAAAGCCCGCGAGCTGCTCTACACGGGCGACTCGATCAGCGGCGAGGAGGCGGTGCGCATCGGTTGGGCGAACCGCGCCTACCCGGCCGACCAGCTGGCGGAAGAGACCGAGCGCTTCGCCGAGCGCATCGCCAACATCGAGAGCGACATGCTGCAGATGTCCAAGCGCGGCTGCAACCGCGCCTACGAGGTGATGGGCATCCGCACGGCGCTGGCGGTGGGCGCCGACATCCAGGCGCTGAGCACCTACCGGCCGAGCGGCAAGATGTTCGGCACGATCCTGCGCGAGAAGGGCCTCAAGGCCGCGCTCGACTGGCGCGACGGCCCCTTCCGCGACTACCGCACCGCGCCGAGCAAGCCGCGGGCGTAG